Proteins found in one Armatimonadota bacterium genomic segment:
- a CDS encoding neutral/alkaline non-lysosomal ceramidase N-terminal domain-containing protein — MKIGFGKVDITPRVGVELAGFGPFLNRHSIAVRDRLWSRAMAVECDGQVAVLVSNDIISLCRQQVARIRELVREATGLAPEQVMVHCTHTHSGPVTGTLNGWGDPDYPYLELLPGRIAQAAIEAVGNLRDALLSHAEVPCEGIGLNREWDRDAPPLEEVLRDDWRPAMPELTDTTCQVLAARDTDGRLLGFASYFGCHPVVCCQTTRYIHGDFVGVATNLIEREHPGCVGLFLQGAQGDVNSCVVHKPEQEALLALDVIAGRYARSVRTGIAEAKPIEVDCVKWASNPVRFSRRPVDLAWVREKLTEQETILHAPGASDEDIAVRMATVYALGLRGFLEAMEQGRSLDEPTEIHGLRFGPLAILGGPFEIFQAIKNEVRSRAPFPLSMVLGLTDDQLGYATDRKTAEAKADGYTMYVVPLILGQLPFANIHEELVSAFLAVAGELE; from the coding sequence ATGAAGATCGGATTCGGCAAGGTGGATATCACGCCCCGGGTGGGGGTGGAGCTTGCAGGTTTTGGGCCCTTCCTGAACCGGCACTCGATTGCGGTGCGCGATCGACTGTGGTCCCGGGCGATGGCGGTTGAGTGCGACGGGCAAGTGGCGGTGCTGGTGAGCAATGACATCATCTCGCTCTGTCGACAACAGGTGGCGCGTATTCGGGAACTGGTGCGTGAGGCGACGGGCCTGGCGCCCGAGCAGGTGATGGTGCACTGCACTCACACTCACAGCGGCCCGGTAACCGGCACCCTCAATGGCTGGGGCGACCCGGACTACCCGTACCTGGAGCTTCTCCCCGGGCGGATTGCGCAGGCGGCGATCGAAGCGGTGGGAAACTTGCGCGATGCCCTGCTTTCCCACGCCGAGGTGCCCTGCGAGGGAATCGGCCTCAACCGCGAATGGGACCGGGACGCGCCGCCTCTGGAGGAAGTGCTGCGGGATGACTGGCGCCCGGCGATGCCGGAGTTGACCGATACCACCTGCCAGGTGCTCGCGGCGCGGGATACGGATGGCAGGCTACTCGGGTTTGCCAGTTACTTCGGCTGCCACCCGGTGGTGTGCTGCCAGACCACCAGGTATATCCACGGGGATTTCGTGGGCGTGGCGACGAACCTGATCGAACGCGAGCATCCCGGTTGCGTGGGCCTGTTCCTGCAGGGCGCTCAGGGCGACGTGAACTCGTGCGTGGTGCATAAGCCCGAACAGGAAGCATTGCTGGCGCTGGATGTGATCGCCGGGCGGTATGCGCGGTCGGTGCGGACGGGAATTGCCGAGGCGAAGCCGATCGAAGTCGACTGCGTGAAGTGGGCGTCCAACCCGGTGCGGTTCAGCAGGCGCCCGGTGGACCTGGCGTGGGTGCGGGAGAAGCTGACCGAACAGGAAACGATCCTCCACGCGCCGGGGGCCAGCGATGAAGACATCGCGGTGCGCATGGCGACCGTGTACGCTTTGGGGTTGAGGGGCTTCCTGGAAGCGATGGAGCAGGGGCGATCGCTGGATGAGCCCACGGAAATCCACGGGCTGCGCTTCGGACCGCTGGCGATCCTGGGTGGGCCCTTCGAGATCTTCCAGGCCATCAAGAACGAGGTTCGCAGCCGGGCCCCGTTCCCATTGAGCATGGTGCTCGGACTGACCGACGACCAGCTTGGGTATGCAACCGATCGCAAGACCGCCGAGGCCAAGGCCGATGGATACACGATGTACGTTGTGCCGCTGATTCTTGGGCAGCTGCCTTTCGCGAATATCCATGAGGAATTGGTGAGTGCGTTCCTGGCGGTGGCCGGGGAACTGGAGTGA
- a CDS encoding NAD(P)-dependent oxidoreductase, with product MKIAVFGSAGWLGRAILSGAGERAQIRAFDRSPEAWDEWRDVDGDWPGEIVHGDITDFQTVRDTVAGMDAVIHAAVMYPRGDVDNDPGPWLVNLKGLWNVLEAARREGITRVVHVGSCMTKHPKGLFFDSQTRSTEGDVYGICKRLQEEMCRQFHDAFGMGTVVLRPDYIVDSRLGIGRFRERLGPGSQPWRMGWVCRHDLAEACLLAAMSTSIGHEVLHVVGTEEAEGYCNVARTKQVLGLVFRGDLDRFRASAQES from the coding sequence ATGAAGATCGCAGTGTTCGGAAGCGCCGGGTGGCTCGGCAGGGCGATCCTGTCGGGAGCCGGGGAGAGGGCGCAGATCCGCGCCTTCGACCGAAGCCCCGAAGCCTGGGATGAGTGGCGGGATGTCGATGGTGACTGGCCAGGGGAGATTGTGCACGGGGATATCACCGACTTCCAGACGGTGAGGGACACTGTGGCCGGCATGGATGCAGTCATTCACGCTGCGGTCATGTACCCGCGGGGAGATGTGGACAATGATCCGGGTCCGTGGCTGGTGAATCTCAAAGGCCTGTGGAACGTGCTCGAAGCGGCGCGGCGCGAGGGCATCACTCGCGTGGTTCATGTGGGCTCCTGCATGACGAAACATCCGAAGGGCTTGTTCTTCGACTCCCAGACGCGCTCCACCGAAGGCGATGTGTACGGCATCTGCAAGCGACTACAGGAGGAGATGTGCCGGCAGTTCCACGACGCCTTCGGCATGGGCACGGTGGTGCTGCGGCCCGATTACATCGTGGACAGCCGACTAGGCATCGGGCGATTTCGGGAGAGACTCGGTCCGGGTAGCCAGCCGTGGCGGATGGGCTGGGTCTGTCGCCACGATCTCGCGGAAGCCTGTCTGCTGGCGGCTATGAGCACAAGCATCGGCCACGAGGTGCTCCACGTGGTGGGCACGGAGGAGGCCGAAGGATACTGCAATGTGGCGCGAACGAAGCAGGTGCTGGGGCTGGTGTTCCGAGGCGACCTGGACCGTTTTCGAGCGTCTGCGCAGGAGAGTTGA
- a CDS encoding DMT family transporter, whose product MGYLLLIPVLYAFQSVAARHIQRARLNLYAVGGFTYLFSALIYGAIVGLQPASMPPLFVYAGVLLGVLYVVTYLLFVPTLADRGVSVMAAMCQLSALVPMLASLLIWNEHPTAVRLAGAILCLIAMPMLALDKGVTDTELTLRKVLIFAGLVVFNGGVLVALKWFDEQHAQEHFAGFMLATFSSAAVGMGFLWPLYRGRIDGHVVSWGAVMSLCYAGATPVIVMALKTYEGAVVFPFGEAMAVALTVAFAALVWREVPGKIGMTGIALVTAAAVLINLR is encoded by the coding sequence ATGGGCTACCTGCTGCTGATCCCCGTCCTATATGCCTTCCAGAGCGTCGCCGCGCGCCATATCCAGCGCGCGAGACTGAACCTGTATGCCGTAGGTGGGTTCACGTACCTCTTCTCGGCCCTGATCTATGGGGCGATCGTGGGCCTGCAGCCTGCAAGCATGCCGCCCCTGTTCGTGTACGCAGGGGTGCTGCTGGGCGTACTTTACGTGGTCACCTATCTGCTTTTCGTGCCGACCCTTGCTGACCGCGGTGTGTCGGTGATGGCCGCGATGTGCCAGCTATCGGCGTTGGTCCCCATGCTGGCATCCCTCCTCATCTGGAATGAACATCCCACGGCGGTGCGTCTGGCCGGGGCGATCCTCTGCCTCATTGCCATGCCCATGCTCGCCCTGGACAAAGGCGTGACCGATACCGAGCTGACGCTTCGCAAGGTTCTGATATTCGCAGGGCTGGTGGTCTTCAATGGCGGCGTACTGGTGGCCCTGAAATGGTTCGACGAACAGCATGCGCAGGAGCATTTCGCGGGGTTCATGCTGGCGACTTTTTCGTCGGCGGCAGTGGGGATGGGCTTCCTGTGGCCGCTGTACCGCGGACGGATCGACGGTCATGTGGTGTCCTGGGGCGCGGTGATGAGCCTGTGCTACGCGGGCGCAACGCCGGTGATTGTGATGGCGCTGAAGACCTATGAGGGTGCGGTGGTCTTCCCTTTCGGAGAGGCGATGGCGGTTGCGCTGACCGTGGCGTTCGCGGCGCTGGTTTGGCGCGAGGTGCCGGGGAAAATCGGCATGACGGGCATCGCGCTGGTAACGGCGGCAGCGGTGCTGATCAATCTGCGGTGA
- a CDS encoding right-handed parallel beta-helix repeat-containing protein: MTPLVRLTLGVLALANYLAFAEPMVFHVAVDGDDAASGSADAPFRTLTRARDAIRDLKHGTGLPEGGIRIAVHEGTHRLAEPLALGPEDSGTESAPIVYAAAEGESPVISGGRVITGLRRNEDGSWSATIPQAANHGWVFRQLFVNGRRYIPARSPNEGQYSIMRGVPPEGGSGASRDRFMFRAGDIQAWPNLSDVEIRVTFSWNTGTFPLKAVDPENRIVTLAGPAVWELPKPGMATCPYIVMNHPGSCDAPGEWQLDRETGELRIIPFAGDDLGAAEVVAPMFECLIAARGDAEENRWVEHVRFEGLSFQHAEWHLPPTGFSTPQAASGLGAALEFSAARHCAVTGCEVAHVGRYGISFDRDSSYNTVQRNHLHDLGGGGVRIGTTDRPQPVTRLAHHNLVDNNYIHDGGHTNPGAVGIFMGYGANNTFSHNEVCDLRYTGISLGWTWDIVYSGTRENIVEYNHVHHVMRTLEDGGGIYSLGLTPGSVIRNNLVHHIGTPPDPIGHGIYIDGGSSGLLCENNVCHDCGHGGIRIQHGTSCITVLNNISAFCGFGLGIDSERTNIFQYNIVVLEGQGTPFRYVPQWQSYNKIIDYNLYWRPDGRPIKFLDFTWDEWRKKEGINDIWYTPRMDAHSRIADPKFVDAENRDFRLQPDSPALAMGFRPIDTSTVGLYGDDAWTSLPSKFALNPLLPNERHLRSMLPEDDFDDGLPGQKPALAAVVEDVKGGAYVEISDLRAASAPHSLRFVDAPNLTYHLPHIYYSPHLSGDILLRLDFDLYREPGAMLWTEWRNTASYAKVGPCIYIEKNGRLLLNEKRPTETILPDSEWLHFTITDGLGALADAKWDLTITGADGRVLFEGKELPCGPEFNKIEWLGFVSNGTEPAEMYLDNVVMRQIGP, translated from the coding sequence ATGACGCCACTTGTCCGACTTACGCTCGGAGTACTCGCGCTGGCCAACTACCTTGCTTTCGCAGAGCCCATGGTGTTCCACGTCGCGGTTGATGGGGATGACGCTGCGTCGGGAAGCGCGGATGCGCCGTTCCGCACATTGACTCGGGCGCGGGATGCGATCCGCGATCTGAAGCACGGAACCGGGCTGCCTGAGGGCGGAATTCGGATCGCAGTTCACGAAGGTACTCACCGCCTTGCTGAACCGTTGGCATTGGGGCCCGAGGATTCGGGGACTGAAAGCGCGCCGATCGTCTACGCGGCAGCGGAGGGTGAATCGCCTGTCATCTCTGGCGGGCGCGTGATCACCGGGTTGCGCCGGAACGAGGACGGCTCCTGGTCGGCGACCATCCCGCAGGCCGCGAATCACGGCTGGGTCTTCCGCCAGTTGTTTGTCAACGGCAGGCGGTACATCCCGGCGCGTTCCCCCAATGAGGGCCAGTATTCCATCATGCGTGGCGTGCCTCCCGAAGGCGGGTCGGGAGCCTCCCGTGACCGGTTCATGTTCCGCGCGGGAGACATCCAGGCCTGGCCAAACTTGTCGGACGTGGAGATTCGCGTCACCTTCAGCTGGAATACCGGCACATTCCCCCTCAAGGCCGTGGACCCGGAAAACCGCATCGTGACCCTCGCGGGCCCTGCGGTCTGGGAGCTGCCGAAGCCGGGCATGGCAACGTGCCCGTATATTGTGATGAATCATCCGGGTTCCTGCGACGCGCCGGGCGAGTGGCAGCTTGACCGCGAGACCGGAGAGCTGCGGATCATCCCCTTCGCCGGTGATGACTTGGGTGCGGCGGAAGTGGTGGCCCCGATGTTCGAGTGCCTGATCGCCGCGCGGGGAGACGCAGAGGAGAACAGATGGGTCGAGCACGTGCGCTTCGAGGGGCTGTCCTTCCAGCACGCTGAGTGGCATCTGCCGCCCACCGGCTTTTCGACGCCGCAGGCCGCCAGCGGATTGGGCGCGGCGCTGGAGTTCTCTGCCGCGAGACACTGCGCGGTCACCGGGTGTGAAGTTGCCCACGTGGGACGCTACGGCATCTCCTTCGATCGGGACAGTTCCTACAATACGGTTCAGCGCAACCACCTGCACGATCTCGGCGGCGGGGGAGTGCGCATAGGCACCACGGACCGGCCGCAACCCGTGACCCGGCTGGCCCACCATAATCTTGTGGATAACAACTACATCCACGATGGTGGGCATACGAACCCCGGCGCGGTGGGGATCTTCATGGGCTACGGGGCGAACAACACCTTCTCGCACAACGAGGTCTGCGACCTGCGCTATACCGGGATTTCGCTGGGCTGGACCTGGGACATCGTGTACTCGGGTACCCGCGAGAACATCGTGGAGTACAACCACGTACACCACGTGATGCGAACGCTGGAGGATGGCGGCGGCATCTACAGCCTGGGCCTCACGCCGGGCTCGGTGATCCGCAATAACCTGGTGCATCACATCGGCACGCCGCCGGACCCTATCGGGCACGGCATCTACATCGACGGTGGAAGCTCCGGTCTGCTATGCGAGAACAACGTGTGCCACGACTGCGGGCACGGCGGCATCCGCATCCAGCATGGGACCTCGTGCATCACGGTGCTCAACAACATCTCCGCCTTCTGCGGGTTCGGACTGGGGATCGACTCCGAGCGCACCAATATCTTTCAGTATAACATCGTGGTCCTGGAGGGGCAGGGCACGCCCTTTCGGTACGTCCCCCAATGGCAGAGCTACAATAAGATCATCGACTATAACCTCTACTGGCGGCCCGACGGCCGGCCCATAAAGTTCCTGGACTTCACCTGGGATGAGTGGCGCAAGAAGGAGGGGATCAACGACATCTGGTACACGCCGCGAATGGACGCCCACTCGCGCATCGCCGACCCGAAGTTTGTGGATGCCGAGAATCGTGATTTCCGGCTTCAGCCTGATTCTCCTGCGCTGGCTATGGGGTTCCGGCCCATCGATACGAGCACTGTCGGCCTTTACGGAGATGATGCGTGGACGTCGCTGCCCTCGAAGTTCGCGTTGAACCCCCTCCTGCCCAATGAGAGGCACCTGCGGTCAATGTTGCCGGAGGACGATTTCGACGACGGCCTGCCGGGGCAGAAGCCTGCGCTCGCAGCAGTGGTGGAAGATGTGAAAGGCGGGGCCTACGTGGAGATCAGCGACCTGCGGGCCGCCTCTGCGCCGCACAGCCTGCGGTTCGTGGACGCGCCGAACCTGACATACCACCTGCCGCATATCTACTACAGTCCGCACCTGTCGGGGGACATACTGCTGCGGTTGGACTTCGACTTGTACCGCGAACCCGGCGCAATGCTTTGGACCGAATGGCGCAACACCGCGTCGTATGCCAAGGTCGGCCCATGCATCTACATTGAGAAGAACGGGCGTCTGCTGCTCAATGAGAAGCGACCCACCGAGACCATTCTCCCCGATAGCGAGTGGCTGCATTTCACCATCACCGACGGCCTGGGCGCGCTGGCCGATGCGAAGTGGGATCTGACTATCACTGGCGCGGACGGACGGGTGCTGTTCGAAGGCAAAGAATTGCCCTGCGGCCCGGAGTTCAACAAAATCGAGTGGTTGGGGTTCGTAAGTAACGGCACCGAGCCGGCCGAGATGTACCTCGATAATGTCGTCATGCGTCAGATCGGGCCGTAG
- a CDS encoding DUF4832 domain-containing protein, which translates to MSDVFLAFILLAFLATLSFAADENVTVRPQDNGEALCNPGMGWVLHFYDNIPQNYGSRLEPSDTVDDYPGLTVVYLRIPWSYIEPEEGRFNWSVVDTPAQRWIAKRKRVAFRFSVCESWTRWATPEWVAKAGAKGNNFTPGRLDENGPYWEPDYDDPVFLEKLDHFLAAAAARYDGDPNIAFFDIGSFGVWGEGHTWSSTGLGYSADTVRTHIDLHLKHFKRTLLVINDDHHMQGRGQEVIDYARDRGLALRDDSILVQGGERAYLSADMAQPFWPHVPVILESEHYGGSRDRGNWQDGSKYLEAVERYHAAYASIHWWPREFLSEMRPLIDRINLRLGYRLQLIEATWPRTVRVGESWRLHTVWRNAGVAPCYPGGFPAITLRDDKGGIAGVFVDETLDMRSLPVGPPGEAETRSQEVTFALPYNLAPGDYELLISVGSRTGTPQIALPLSGRDDSHASGPRYHLGRLKVTGDYAVEVGELEQTGGGLALPAAWTIELPLPVGVRPFMHFERDGRIVFQGGPAENTDCSALEQPGTYELPLRFRLPEGAQPGVYQVRLGLWVPERIGRPDERMIPDDGDQDRRVTVGELVVREDGQLDFVKR; encoded by the coding sequence ATGAGCGACGTCTTCCTCGCCTTCATTCTCCTCGCATTCCTCGCCACTCTTTCATTCGCTGCGGATGAAAATGTAACCGTGCGTCCGCAAGATAACGGAGAAGCCCTCTGCAATCCGGGAATGGGCTGGGTGCTTCATTTCTACGACAACATTCCGCAGAACTACGGCTCCCGTCTGGAACCTTCCGACACCGTGGACGACTACCCCGGCCTGACCGTGGTATACCTGCGTATCCCGTGGTCCTACATCGAACCCGAAGAAGGCAGGTTCAACTGGTCGGTAGTAGACACTCCGGCGCAGAGGTGGATCGCGAAACGCAAGCGGGTTGCCTTCCGGTTCTCCGTGTGCGAGTCATGGACTCGCTGGGCCACGCCGGAGTGGGTTGCAAAGGCCGGTGCGAAGGGCAACAACTTCACCCCGGGACGGCTGGACGAGAATGGGCCGTACTGGGAGCCTGACTACGACGACCCGGTCTTCCTGGAGAAGCTCGACCACTTTCTGGCAGCCGCCGCCGCGCGCTATGACGGCGACCCCAACATCGCCTTCTTTGACATCGGCTCCTTCGGCGTCTGGGGCGAGGGCCATACCTGGTCCAGCACGGGTCTGGGGTATTCCGCCGACACCGTGCGCACTCACATCGATCTGCACCTGAAGCATTTCAAACGAACGCTGCTGGTCATCAACGACGACCACCACATGCAGGGCCGCGGGCAGGAGGTTATCGACTACGCGCGCGATCGCGGCCTTGCGTTGCGTGACGATAGCATTCTCGTTCAGGGCGGCGAACGCGCCTACCTCAGCGCCGATATGGCCCAGCCCTTCTGGCCCCATGTTCCCGTTATCCTGGAATCCGAACACTACGGCGGCTCGCGCGACCGCGGCAACTGGCAGGATGGCAGCAAATACCTGGAAGCAGTGGAGCGCTATCATGCCGCCTATGCGTCGATCCACTGGTGGCCCCGGGAGTTTCTGTCGGAGATGCGGCCACTCATCGACCGCATCAACCTGCGCCTGGGCTACCGGCTTCAGCTCATCGAGGCCACCTGGCCCCGCACCGTGCGCGTCGGAGAGTCGTGGCGGTTGCACACCGTCTGGCGGAATGCCGGGGTGGCCCCGTGTTACCCGGGCGGATTCCCGGCGATTACCCTGCGCGATGACAAGGGAGGCATTGCCGGCGTCTTCGTGGACGAGACCCTGGATATGCGCTCACTTCCTGTGGGGCCGCCGGGCGAAGCCGAAACACGGTCCCAGGAGGTCACATTCGCGCTCCCGTACAACCTCGCGCCGGGCGACTATGAACTACTGATCTCAGTGGGCAGCCGCACCGGCACGCCGCAGATCGCTCTTCCCCTGTCTGGGCGGGACGATTCGCACGCAAGCGGACCGCGCTACCACCTAGGGCGCCTCAAGGTGACGGGAGACTACGCGGTTGAGGTGGGAGAGCTTGAACAAACCGGAGGCGGGCTCGCACTGCCAGCGGCCTGGACGATCGAGCTTCCGCTTCCCGTCGGGGTGCGGCCCTTCATGCATTTCGAGCGCGATGGACGCATCGTATTCCAGGGCGGCCCGGCGGAGAATACCGACTGCTCCGCGCTGGAGCAGCCCGGAACGTATGAACTACCGCTGCGCTTCCGCCTGCCCGAGGGTGCACAGCCCGGGGTGTACCAGGTCCGACTGGGACTGTGGGTGCCCGAGCGCATAGGCAGGCCCGACGAGCGCATGATCCCCGATGATGGCGACCAGGATCGTCGCGTCACCGTAGGCGAGTTGGTGGTCAGAGAGGACGGCCAGCTGGACTTTGTGAAGCGCTGA
- a CDS encoding creatininase family protein — MRSHRWEDLLPEEFYDEFGRAPLAYMAAAAPEEHGLHCPLGMDMWPPYEVCLRAAEITGGIVFPLIPFAPAYFPGLSREEMRSGERELYPPSLFVSRELCELAYTEVLESMADMGFRACIALAGHAPADQLMQDMTQAHGGVIRGMRFFGAGTYSLLSDFLAELARQTPGSTGHGTLWETSMMMATAPGMVELERAKRILSDPRPSQLQANSPEVIETIQQANVELGEESLRRLVDIVVQKAAELLER; from the coding sequence ATGAGATCACACCGGTGGGAGGATCTCCTGCCCGAAGAGTTCTACGATGAGTTCGGCCGCGCTCCGCTGGCGTACATGGCGGCGGCTGCACCGGAGGAGCACGGCCTGCACTGCCCGCTTGGAATGGACATGTGGCCGCCGTACGAGGTCTGCCTGCGCGCAGCGGAGATCACCGGCGGGATCGTGTTCCCACTGATTCCCTTCGCGCCCGCTTACTTCCCCGGACTGTCGCGGGAGGAAATGCGCTCCGGTGAGAGGGAGCTGTACCCGCCCAGCCTGTTCGTGAGCCGAGAGCTATGCGAACTCGCCTACACCGAGGTTCTCGAGAGCATGGCGGACATGGGCTTCAGAGCGTGCATCGCGCTGGCCGGTCACGCGCCCGCAGACCAACTTATGCAGGACATGACCCAGGCTCACGGTGGGGTGATCCGGGGAATGCGGTTCTTCGGCGCGGGCACTTACAGCCTGCTTAGTGACTTCCTGGCCGAACTGGCCCGGCAGACACCGGGGTCCACGGGCCATGGGACTCTCTGGGAGACCTCGATGATGATGGCCACCGCGCCGGGGATGGTCGAACTGGAGCGAGCGAAGCGCATCCTGTCCGATCCGCGCCCTTCGCAGCTTCAGGCGAACAGCCCCGAAGTGATCGAGACCATCCAACAGGCCAACGTCGAGCTCGGCGAAGAGAGTCTGCGGCGGCTGGTGGACATCGTGGTGCAGAAGGCCGCAGAGTTGCTGGAGCGGTAG
- a CDS encoding alginate lyase family protein, with product MPWWLILCPIFCLPVCARAQGDYDISVSETDLFEALNPDFPGLEPTIRAWRAGDIRAAKTELANYLRTRTIKVWSFDPLKPHRNVPNAEASLAATRDMLARRGTFPEEWWLEGGELNWLKNPNHGNMSRAYFLEALGRAYWASGCDEDIAKLWVSLLRSWLRQVPQSGGNSDYWNTLVTGIRMRSSWPNAFFHFLTSPNFTDEDIILYLRSTIEQTRLLREKHRVTGNWLTFAMIGLYTSGVIFPELKEASEWREYALKTALADLDRGYLPDGMGVELSPGYHNLFYNYLRMHDLALYADRGDDPSVQALAAQCERLFEPYVALCAPDRTLPKYQDGALVNVPERLADAVQRYPHRSDFRWLAGGGKEGAEPAFRSTMLPYAGYFAMRSGWETDANHLAFDAGPIGWKHCHEDKLNVVMWAYGRLVLFDPGRGNYDDTPLGNYCMDTFGHSTVIVDNRPQRRKWSTPDPSQMPYKPVSDVRWRTTPEADYAYGVFNADYGMPGPSKPYPYWEGSNFYEGWARPATHHRRIVFRLPDLFVVADTLVSRDGEAHEYDLRWQINSTQCRGVEGSPIVATADANLPNLAVIPLETEGLEVATASAQMEPEILGWKFYEKPEPATTLRHIRSGNGTVQFVTLLLPLRAGQECGQVSVQRIDPETWQVALTDGRTLRIHVPADVSRDLEITVE from the coding sequence ATGCCGTGGTGGCTTATTCTCTGTCCGATTTTCTGTTTGCCAGTCTGCGCCCGTGCACAGGGTGACTATGACATCAGCGTCAGCGAGACTGACCTTTTCGAAGCCCTCAATCCTGATTTCCCCGGCCTGGAACCGACGATCCGGGCCTGGCGCGCCGGCGACATCCGGGCCGCCAAGACCGAACTGGCCAACTATCTGCGCACCCGCACCATCAAAGTCTGGTCCTTCGACCCACTCAAGCCGCACAGGAATGTGCCCAACGCTGAAGCCAGCCTCGCAGCGACCAGGGACATGCTGGCCCGGCGCGGCACTTTTCCCGAAGAGTGGTGGCTCGAAGGTGGTGAGTTGAACTGGCTCAAGAACCCCAACCACGGCAACATGAGCCGCGCCTACTTCCTCGAGGCGTTGGGGCGGGCATACTGGGCGTCCGGCTGCGATGAAGACATCGCGAAGTTGTGGGTCAGCTTACTGCGAAGCTGGCTGCGCCAGGTCCCGCAGAGCGGTGGCAATTCCGACTACTGGAACACCCTCGTCACCGGCATCCGAATGCGCAGCAGTTGGCCTAATGCCTTCTTCCATTTTCTGACATCGCCCAACTTCACCGATGAGGACATCATCCTGTACTTGCGCTCCACCATCGAACAGACCCGCCTGCTGCGGGAGAAGCATCGTGTCACCGGGAACTGGCTGACTTTCGCGATGATCGGTCTCTATACATCAGGCGTGATCTTCCCGGAGCTCAAGGAAGCCTCCGAGTGGCGCGAGTATGCCCTGAAAACCGCCCTGGCCGACCTGGATCGCGGATACCTGCCCGACGGCATGGGCGTGGAACTCTCCCCCGGCTACCACAATCTCTTCTACAATTACCTGCGCATGCATGATCTCGCGCTCTATGCGGACCGGGGAGATGACCCCTCCGTGCAGGCGCTCGCGGCCCAGTGCGAGCGGCTCTTCGAGCCCTACGTGGCGCTCTGCGCGCCGGACCGCACGCTGCCGAAATATCAGGATGGCGCGTTGGTGAATGTCCCTGAACGCCTGGCCGATGCGGTCCAGCGTTATCCGCACCGTTCGGATTTCAGGTGGCTTGCCGGCGGCGGGAAGGAGGGCGCAGAACCCGCGTTCCGCTCTACCATGCTGCCGTACGCGGGCTACTTCGCCATGCGGTCCGGCTGGGAGACGGACGCCAATCATCTTGCTTTCGACGCAGGACCCATCGGCTGGAAGCACTGCCACGAGGACAAGCTGAACGTTGTGATGTGGGCTTACGGCCGCCTGGTCTTGTTCGACCCGGGCCGCGGGAACTATGATGACACGCCGCTCGGGAACTACTGCATGGACACTTTCGGCCACAGCACGGTGATAGTGGACAACCGCCCGCAGCGCCGGAAGTGGAGCACCCCCGATCCGTCCCAGATGCCCTACAAACCAGTCTCCGACGTTCGCTGGCGCACCACGCCGGAGGCAGACTACGCCTACGGTGTCTTCAATGCGGATTACGGGATGCCGGGACCGTCCAAGCCTTATCCGTACTGGGAGGGCAGCAACTTCTACGAGGGCTGGGCGCGGCCCGCAACCCATCACCGACGCATCGTCTTCCGCCTGCCGGACCTGTTCGTGGTGGCCGACACGCTGGTCTCTCGGGACGGCGAAGCCCACGAGTACGATCTGCGCTGGCAGATCAACTCCACCCAGTGCCGGGGCGTCGAGGGCAGCCCGATAGTGGCCACCGCGGATGCGAACCTGCCGAACCTCGCGGTCATCCCGCTGGAAACCGAAGGCCTGGAGGTCGCAACCGCCTCCGCCCAGATGGAGCCGGAGATCCTCGGCTGGAAGTTTTACGAGAAGCCGGAACCGGCCACGACTCTGCGCCATATCCGCAGCGGCAATGGCACGGTGCAGTTCGTCACGCTCCTGCTGCCCCTGCGCGCCGGGCAGGAATGCGGGCAGGTCTCGGTACAGCGCATTGACCCCGAGACCTGGCAGGTCGCCCTCACCGACGGGCGCACTCTGCGCATCCACGTCCCCGCGGATGTGTCGCGGGATCTGGAGATAACGGTAGAGTAG